Part of the Bacillus andreraoultii genome is shown below.
AGGTTCTTTGTCAAATGTTGGGGTTAAGCTACCGCGCTTTCGCTTGGTGACCTTTTATTGTAGGTATGAAATAAAATTCATACCTACAATAAAAGGGGGATTATTTCTAGCCTAGATGGACCCCTATTCCTTTATACTTGTGTGATAACAATATTCTAGCTCTTGCTCGTTTGAAGTTTCTGAAACCATACGCATTCCGTTTTATTACCTTTGTGTGGTTATTTATTCCTTCCAGAAATCCATTAGAATAGCTATACATAAAACTATTTAAAATTTCTTTTTCCCAGTTTTTAAACGTCCGTATGCTGCGTAGAAATTCCTGCACTCCAGTATCTCTAACTAACTGATAAAACGTGTTTAAGCCTTCTTTGGTTTTACGCATACCTTCTGAACCATTTTCTTTCGCTTGTTTGAACCATTCACAATAAGCCTCTTTTAATTGATACGCCATATCTAGTTCCTTCGACATACCACGGTATCGATCTAGGTACCATCTCTCGTTTTCGGTTAGTTTCGCACTATCTTTGTAAAATACATATCTCATTTTTTTACACTTTTTCCGGTCATAATCATTCCAATCTGACTGAATCCGCCTTCTTACTTTATCAAGTGCCCAATAGATATAGCGACAAAAATGAAAATGGTCGGCTATAATTAGTGGATGATCTAAGGCCTTTCGTACAGCCGATTTAAAGGAATGGCTCATGTCCATAATGACTATTTCTACATTGGCCCCATACTTTCGTAAGTATTGTGATATTGTTTTTCCTTTTCTATTCGGTAATATATCCAAAGGCTCTCTTGTATCTCCGTTTGCGATGATTAACTGATACTTTCCTTCTTTGGTATCCCCTTTATACTCATCTATAGCGATTACTCTCGGGAGTTCCTTAACTTCCCCTACTTCATTTTCGGCAAATGCATCAAATCGTCTTATAACCGTTGAAATCGAAGTACCATATTGTTGAGCTAGTTCCTTAAATGTTTTGGCTTGAACACTTCTCACGTTTACAGCCTGATTCCACTCTTTGGTAAACCGTTTATAACGCTCCACAAAATTGTTTTTCTCAGGAAACCTCTTCTCGCAAGCATCACAACGATATCGTCTCTTGTTATAAAAGATATAGCAGAGGCGTTCAAACCACTTTAAATGCTTGATTTTCTGCATTCGATAATCATGAATTTGTCGTGTTTTGGCACCACATCTA
Proteins encoded:
- a CDS encoding ISL3 family transposase — encoded protein: MQMNNNIIMPGLEDVKILKVEQMDDRLALFVEMEARTHTCPRCGAKTRQIHDYRMQKIKHLKWFERLCYIFYNKRRYRCDACEKRFPEKNNFVERYKRFTKEWNQAVNVRSVQAKTFKELAQQYGTSISTVIRRFDAFAENEVGEVKELPRVIAIDEYKGDTKEGKYQLIIANGDTREPLDILPNRKGKTISQYLRKYGANVEIVIMDMSHSFKSAVRKALDHPLIIADHFHFCRYIYWALDKVRRRIQSDWNDYDRKKCKKMRYVFYKDSAKLTENERWYLDRYRGMSKELDMAYQLKEAYCEWFKQAKENGSEGMRKTKEGLNTFYQLVRDTGVQEFLRSIRTFKNWEKEILNSFMYSYSNGFLEGINNHTKVIKRNAYGFRNFKRARARILLSHKYKGIGVHLG